A window of Desulfuromonas soudanensis genomic DNA:
TCCCAAAGACGTTGATGGATTTTTCGAAGCATATCCTGCCCGGTGTCGGCACCGCGGGCCACTGGAAGGTCATCTGAAGCGGGTTCGCCACTCGCTCAGTCGTTTCGTCGAGTACCTTGGCGAACAGGGGTTTTTCAATCCGTTGCCGCAAAGCGAGATCTTTGCGCCTCTTCTGGATGCCTACCTCGAATGGATGCAGCATTACCAGCACGCCGCTGCCGGGACCTGCGAGTTGCGCGCTCAGTACCTCACCGTTTTCCTGCGCTACCTCGGCCCGCAGGCGACATTACAAGGGTTGGCCAAGCTGAGCCCGGAGAGCATCGAGGCGTTCTTCCTGGCTTATGCGCAGAAGGTCGGAAAAGCAGCGCGGCGATCGATGCAGTCGACCCTGCGGACCTTCTTCCGTTTCTGCCTGCATCGAGGCTACGTCCGGGAGCCCCTGGACCTGGCGGTTCCTACCTTGAGAGCCTACAAGCTGGCTTCGGTCCCGCGCGGCTTGACTGAGGCTCAGGCTCGGCAGGTCCTTCAGGGGATCGACCGCAAGACCACGGTGGGCCGACGGGATTACGCCATCGTTCAGTTGCTTCACACCTACGGTGTCCGAGGCGGCCAGGTTCGGGCGTTGCGGCTGGAGCAGATCGACTGGGCGCAGAACCGGATCTTCTTTGCAGCTTCCAAGGGCGGCAAGGACAGCTGCCTTCCCCTCACCGTCGAGGTGGGGGAGAGCCTGCTGAACTACTTGCAAAATGCCCGGCCATCCAGTTCGAACCCGCAGGTGTTTCTGACCTCGCGTGCCCCCTACCACCCGCTTCCCCGCTCCAGTTCCCTTTCCGTCATCATCGAGCGCCGTATCCGAGCCGCAAGCATCGAGATTCCCAGCAAGGGCGCCCACGCCTTTCGGCATGGCTTTGCGACCCGGATGCTCGCGCAGGGAGAACCGTTCAAGGCGATTGCCGATGTGCTGGGCCATCGCCATCTCGGCACCACCTTTATCTACACCAAGGTCGACTTTAACGCCCTGAAGCAGGTCGCCCTGGAGTGGCCGCAGGAGGTGACGCGATGAGAACCCTGGAATTTCACAGCGCCCTGGCTCCTCAGATCCGGAACTTCATCAGCTTGCGGCAGCTCTCCGGCACCGATTATCAGAGCCAGGCGCTACTGTTGAGCTACTTCGACCGCTTCCTGGTCGAAGAAAAATTTGAAGCTTCGTGCATCACCCCGCAGATCACCGACCGGTATCTTCTGACTCTTTCGCACCTTGCACCGCGTGTGCAGTCAAACCGCTTCTGCGTGGTGCAGCAGCTGTGCCGGTATCTCTTGCGGCACGACCCGCTCACCTACGTTCCCGAACCCATAAGGGTCATTGCCTCGCAGGCGGCTCATCAGCCGTACATCTACAACCAGAGGGAAATCGGCGCCTTGCTGGCCGCCGCCGCGGAATTGCGGCCGCCGGGCTCCCTGCGGCCACTCACCTACCGGACACTCCTCGGCCTGCTCTACAGCACGGGCATCCGTATCGGGGAAGCATTGGCCCTGAACCTGGAGAACTTTCTCTGCGCCGAAGAGCGGCTCTACATCGTCGAGGGCAAGTTCCGCAAGGCCCGCTGGGTGCCTTTGAGCACGACCACCTGCCAGGCGTTGCAGCAATATCTGGACAGACGCCTTCGCATCAAGCCGCGC
This region includes:
- a CDS encoding tyrosine-type recombinase/integrase, whose translation is MRTLEFHSALAPQIRNFISLRQLSGTDYQSQALLLSYFDRFLVEEKFEASCITPQITDRYLLTLSHLAPRVQSNRFCVVQQLCRYLLRHDPLTYVPEPIRVIASQAAHQPYIYNQREIGALLAAAAELRPPGSLRPLTYRTLLGLLYSTGIRIGEALALNLENFLCAEERLYIVEGKFRKARWVPLSTTTCQALQQYLDRRLRIKPRSPDSPLLLNQRSRRLHHVTVNLTFRQLLRRCAIPHNEHAGPRIHDLRHTFAVHRLLAWYRDGQDVNARLPWLATYLGHVDIHSTQVYLRATPELTEEVARRFHDYYLQQIQTNGGQS
- a CDS encoding site-specific integrase, with product MPQSEIFAPLLDAYLEWMQHYQHAAAGTCELRAQYLTVFLRYLGPQATLQGLAKLSPESIEAFFLAYAQKVGKAARRSMQSTLRTFFRFCLHRGYVREPLDLAVPTLRAYKLASVPRGLTEAQARQVLQGIDRKTTVGRRDYAIVQLLHTYGVRGGQVRALRLEQIDWAQNRIFFAASKGGKDSCLPLTVEVGESLLNYLQNARPSSSNPQVFLTSRAPYHPLPRSSSLSVIIERRIRAASIEIPSKGAHAFRHGFATRMLAQGEPFKAIADVLGHRHLGTTFIYTKVDFNALKQVALEWPQEVTR